TCTATCTCGTCCTCTCTTCTTAGAGTTAAGAGTAAGATACACAGTCAGAGAACTGCCCCACTTCCTGACAGCATCCATCCAGAGCAAAGCCAGCTTCCTGAAACCTTCCCCAAATCACCTAACCATAGCATATTTCTTTAGGTCTTTTCTAACATCCTCTTAATGAGATGCTAGGTGATTCCCCAAGGTGTGTGTTCTCCTTGCTGCAGTGAGTAATAAACCCAACTGGTTCAACTAGGAACAGGAGTCTTTCTGGAGGTGTGTGGCTAGAGACATTGACAGGTAGACTCATTAGCCTTATTttgtaaaaaaggaaagagaaactcaTTGATTTGGAGAGAGATTCCCAAGACTATAAGGTAGTAAGTGACAGAAGCAgctctttctattttctcatatttaaagaCCCTGCTATGTGAGTCTCTAtgcatcagtttccttatctgtagtgATGCAGTTAGACACTGTTCTCCAAAGATCTCTCTAGCTCACGTCTTCCTAGAGGCAGGGGCATGAAAACATTGTCAAAGTGGCTTGGCTTGGGAGAGCTGGGACCTCCTTTTGGGTGAGAACCCAGTGGATTCTAAACAAGTCATTCCCACAATGCCTTGCAGCTGGGAAGGTCTAATAATGAACTTGAAGTGTGGTGCCTCCTGGGAAATACCTCCATAAGCCTTGGATTCCTGCCCCACCTACATCCTACCCGCTCCTCTCAGCCACCCTCACTTAGGTGTTCATATTTCCACAGTATCTGATTGCCACAGCTCTTGGCCTACTGGGGAAAGCAAGACTggagggtggggcttccctggtggcacagtggttaagaacctgcctgccaatgcaggggacatgggtttgagccctggtctgggaagatcccacatgccgcggagcaactaagcccgtgcgccacaactactgagcccgctcgcctagagcccgtgcactgcaacgaagagtagcccccactcaccacaactagagaaagcccgcgcacagcaacgaagacccaacgcagacaaaaataaattaattaaattacgaaaaaaaaaaaaaaaaagactggcggGTGACCTGGGAGCTGTGATCCTACTGACCATCCTCTTATTCTTACACTAACCTCACCTCCAGCCCAGTGAGGGGGCACCTCAGGAAGGTGCCAACCATCCTAGCAGCATAAACTGTAGGGAGCTCTAAAGAGTCATTCCCTTAACTCTGAGTCCTGAGAATCTGAAAGATAGTGAAAGGGACTTAGCAAATGTTAAGAACCGAAAAGAGActtgggtggtggtggaggggtaCTTCCCTCACGGCCATCTCCCAATGTCTGTAGAACTAACACAGACAGCAGAATTTGTCTGTAGTGTTCTTAGGAGCAGAGTCAGGACCAATGTGGAAACACAgggccagagaggagggggaCTCTTATTGGTTCAATAGGACAGAAGAGTGTTCTATTCATGAATGCTACCAGCTGGCACCTGCTGCCCAAGAGAAAGTGAGCTCCCCCTAGCAGGAGGTAAAAAACACCGAGGCTGGTTGACTAGCTACCTTCTatgaaattttaacatttaattattCGGAAGCCTTCTCCAATGTTTTTCCAAAACCTAATTTCTCTTCCACTGGTACCTCTACACACCCACATGGCTCAGCTCTAATGGGTCTGTTTCTTAGAGATGACAAAAGCGGCTGCCTCACCCCCCTCAGGAGCTGGGACTAGCAGAAGGGAGCAGAAAACTCAACCAGGGCTCTCATGCAAATACGGtggttcccccacccctcctAGGTAACTTCTGTTGCCCTACTCTGTACAGGGGGACTCCCAGGTTCATTGTATTCAGGGCTGGGTGGACTTTGAGGAACAAGTTGAGGTCTCCTCGTGATGCTCAAAGGCTACTTGGAAACAAATACAGACTCCGACTTGGGAAATGGATGGATGTAGAATCTCTGTTCTCATCTCCACCTCTTTGTTTTGCCCCAAAGCTCCTGTTTGCCCTCTTCTCTCTACCTGACAGAATACAACTCACCCTTCCAAACTCAGCTCAGACATTGCCTCTTCTGGGAGGCTAGCCTTGACCTCTTCAGGGAGGCTGGCCTTGACCTCCTCAGGGAGGCTGGCTTTGACCTCTTCAGGTGACAGCCAGGGCCTCCACCTCGGCTCCCACAGTAGCCCCGGGAAACTAATCCTCCAGCTAACTGACATTTCCGTGCTCCCATTTCCTCCCTCGCAGtatcattaggaaaatacaaacaaataatttggggaaaatgacaagcacagagcctggcacatggccAGTCTCACAAAAGAGGGTAGTTGCCCTTCTTTAACAGAAGTAAGAAGCCCCCTCTCCATACAAATGACCTCGCAGAAGGGTGTTccttggaaaactggacaactgaGCCTCatgcttcttcttttctccttctaagAGTCCAGGAGAACAACTTGCCCCAAAATTTGACCTGACCcaagaagtaaagaaagaaagcttTCATGTTGAGGTGTCTCCCAGATAGTTTTGTAGCTTGGGGTGTCCATTAAGAGGTAGATGGTATTGTAATAGGTTTTCTTCCAATACTTGGTAGGGCCCAGTCTGAGGGCAGGAAAAGGGGAGGTGTCCACTGCTCTGCAGAATAATGAGAAGGACCACCATCTCCATGGACAGTGTTGGATAAGGTTCTTAGGTGCAAAAATCAGATTCCACACAAGTTAGCTTAATTAGGAGATTAATTTATTGATTATAAGGATGTAGAATTTTAAATGACAGATAGGAAAATGTTCAACATCGTGGTGGGGGAAAGGGGCTTCTTTAATGAAAAGACCTCTGCCATCACTGATTCTCAGAACTAGATTCCAGAAATTATACCAACGATACCCACAAGGAGAATAgtgatggtggggagggggatgaaGGTGAGGATGCAGCGAGGATGAGGGTTAGGACTAGGACACTTGCTTCAAATCCCAGGCCCCGTAGTCACTCCAGTCATGAGGAATGTGCTCctgcattcattctttctttcctcaaatatttatggACGGTCTCCTTTGTGCCAGGAACCGTGCTAAGTGCTAGGGATAAAGGGAAGACTTTCTCTCATGGCGCTTAGAGCCGACTGGATGAGACAGAGCTAAAGCAAGTAGACCCatggggggaaggaaagaggcagggTTCTGCTGAGGAGGGTGGGGTTGAGAAGGAAGCCGGGGAGGTTGAACTGTTTCAGAAGCAGCCACAGCCCAGCCCTGCGTGGCTCCTCCTCGGACTTCAGCATGTCGGGAGAGCACGGTTCACTGGTCCtctgcaaaaagaaaggaactggcTGAATGACATCTCTGAAGCCCCAGACTTGGACACGGTACATTCTGTTGGGTCCTAGACCATCCCAGAAATGAGCAACCACAGTCCTCCCAGGACCAGAATGACCAACAAGAAGGAAGTGAGTTTCCAAGCCTGGGTGGGGAGCTCAGGAACTCTGCAGACCTGCTCTGTAGGGCGGCTGACTCAGTGTTCCCATCTGAGAAAAGGGGAGCATGTGAGGAGGCTCAGATTCTCATGACAGGGCTTCTAGGGGTGACCTTCTGCCAAGCTGGCCCGTGGAGGATGTGCTCAGTGTGTGGTTTCACAGGACACGGCAGCCACTTCTCCTGGGTGGCAGCGAGGAGGAAAGACACTGTGCAGGTGTGAATGGTGTGGGGCCCCCTGAGCCCCTTCTctttccccagcccttcccctcccaccctgccctgcccctgtcTTACTCCAGGGCCTGATGGCACCACCACAGGTCCTCATGCAGTCCTCTGATGTCAGGAAGTTGTTCGGCATGCCGCCACACCCGCCATATTCGAAGGTCTCGCAGAGCCCGGAGTTGGCATTGTAGAAGTACCTGATAAAGATGGCCATGCAGTGACCAGTGTAGGGAGGCTCCAGGCAGAAGGCAGGCGGTGGGTCTGCAAGGATGGGAGGGACTCTGGGTCAGTTATGAGAATGGTCATCAAAGCTtggtctaggggcttccctggtggcgcagtggttgagaatctgcctgccaatgcaggggacacgggttcgagccctggtctgggaagatcccacatgccgcggagcaactaggcccatgagccacaattactgagcctgcgcgtctggagcctgtgctccgcaacaagagaggccgcgataatgagagaccagcgcagcgcgatgaagagtggcccccacttgccacaactagagaaagccctcgcacagaaacgaagacccaacacagccataaataaataaaataaataaataaataaattaataattaaaaaaaaaaaagcttggtcTATAAGGTCAACAACAGCAACACCCAGCTTGTTTGCAATAGAGAATGTTGGGGTGCAGGGGTGTGAAGTGTGAAAAGGCCAGTCGAGGGCCTGTGCTCCAACACGTTACTATTAATGTTGTGGTGTGACCATGATATGGTAATCATCTTAAAAAACTATATCTTCTTCATGAAGTATTTATGGATTAATTGCCATAATGCCTTAGATGAGTTTTGAAACAATCTACAAAAAAAAGAGGACCCACATCAATAATATTCTCCACATgatgataattgttgaagctggatgaTGGGTAAATGGGGTTTATAATACTATTCTCTGTACTTAATTGAATGGTTGAAAGTttccactattaaaaaaaaaaaaaagtgtgaagagaattccctggtggtccagtggttaggactccgtttttccactgcagggggcccaggttcgatccctggtcagggaactaagatcccacaagccaagtggtgcagccaaaaaaaaaaaaaagtgtgaaggaATCACGATGTAACGGAGAAAGGCATGAAAGAAAACACACCGGTGTGTTAGCTTTGGTTACCTCATGGGGACTGGAATAATGGAATATTGAGGGAATattgatattgtgatttataataaatatatatttgtcctTCATCCCATTTCTAGTAACAGACTCCTAAAACCCCTGGAATTGCCAAAGTGAAGAGAGCTATAAGTTGCCTTTTGTTATGGGACAGAGGTGACTGACTATTGGGAAACCCCTAGTAAGCCGAGGATGGGCGCTGGTTGCCACAGGAACTAACTGCCTGAccagagggttggaactttcattcCCACCCTCCTCCATGGCCTCCCCCAGCTCCGctcagggaggagaagggggctggaggttgaacaatcaccagtggccaatgatttaatgaATCGTGACTAGGTAGTGAAACCTGCATAAAACCCTCAACAGACCAAGGCATTCATGTTATTCAAAAGAACTGGCATCGACCCAGGGAACAACATAGGTACACGTTCCATCATTGCTCACCTGGACCACTGCAGCAGCCTGCTCCCTGGGCCTCTGTCTCTGCCCTTCGCCCCCTAGAGGCCACTCTTCACACTGCAGCCGCAGGGACCCTGTTACAACTTGAATCCTATCCCGTTGCTCCCATGACCAAGCCCTCATCTCTCTCAGTCAAATTCTGACTCTTATCCTACATGGCTCCTTACGACCTGCCCCCATGGCCTCTCTGCCTCATCCCCTTCcactccctgccctccacccactcagctccagccacccTGGTCCTGGCTGCTGCTCAAACACACCAGGCACTTTTTACTGAAGCCTCTACTCCAGCACCTCCTTATCATAGAAGGTTTGCCTACCAGTCTATGGAAAGAGCACAGCCTCCTTTATCCCCATCACtctctttcttcaaaatatacatcACGACCTGGCAtgttattttcccctttctctgtgATCTGTCTCCCTCTTAGGAGGCAAGTTAGTTTGTTACTTTGTGTACAGCTGTTTCCCCACATCAAGAACAATGCTTGTAAGGACTTGAGAAATATTGTTAATGGAATTGACCTCCCATTTCATGCTCATGCTAAGCGTACGTTCATTGAATAGAATGGATATCATTGAATTGCTGTTAGTGAAAAGTCCATTTAATGATGAGGCAAGTCTATATAACTATGAATCTAGCTCTAACATTCTATATCTTGAGAGGATAGTAAAGTGATAGACAGGGGGGCAAGGGGAAGGGCATTGAGTTTTGACTAATATTGTTCCAGCCTGGAAGAAAAACAGCCTTAGGCCCACGAACAAACTCACAACAGTGCTAGATTTCTTGCCCTCCCTGCAGTTGCCTCAGGCAGAGCAGAAGCTCAGCTGTCCCAGACttttctgattaattttaataatagagaAATAATCATTATTTGACACCTAAATATTTCGGGCTGGGAAGGGAAAGGTAGGTAGACTAAGTCTTCCAGATGAAGACATCTTGGGGGAAAATGGACATCATTGGTTATGAAATTCATGATTGGTTGGTTATCCCTTCAGAGAACCTGTGTAACAGGTGTCCCCAGCCAGGTGAGGAAACCACAGACGACTTGCCCCAGCACACACAGCAGGTAAGTATTTAGGTCACCATGATACTATCATGTCACAACCCATTTAATAAACTACTTGATTCTGCCAGGAATTCTGAAAATACAGATAACTGGTAAGAGCTGCTGGGAGCACTGACGCATACTAAACACAACCCTGCCCCCGAGCCACAGTCACCAAATTAAAGGGAAGAGTGAGTCCGGGTTTTGTCCCTGAGAGCAAATATGTGGTGTCC
The sequence above is drawn from the Balaenoptera musculus isolate JJ_BM4_2016_0621 chromosome 15, mBalMus1.pri.v3, whole genome shotgun sequence genome and encodes:
- the LOC118882076 gene encoding serum basic protease inhibitor-like, translating into MKTSIFVLVLVPGPDVLPPLESAVFYPPPAFCLEPPYTGHCMAIFIRYFYNANSGLCETFEYGGCGGMPNNFLTSEDCMRTCGGAIRPWKDQ